The Rhododendron vialii isolate Sample 1 chromosome 1a, ASM3025357v1 region AAACGTCCATATAACAAAACAGTGGAGGTGCTTTTTTGCTCAGTATGTCACAAGAACGGTTGAATGAGTTACATATGTTATCTATTGAAAAGAAGATCGCAGGAAAGATTGGTTATGCTAACATAATTCCACTTTTGCTACTATATTTGATTGGGTATGTCACCAAAAACTCATGTATGCATTGTTCTTAAATCTGTGCAGTGCTGTAGCTAATGCGTTAAGTATTCCGCATGGGGAGTTCGTTCGCAGGAAGGAAACACAAAGGAATTGATGGGGGTGCGAACAAGCGGCGGAGCATTTGGGATATAGTACTACCTTCTTCGACCTTGAGAATCCTGCGCAACAATAAAATTGTCATCACAGTGATCCACAGAATATGAATACATATGAAGGCTTCCGTTAGAATCCACCCATGATATCCCTTCTTCGGTGTCATACCATTGACAGAAGACATGTACGTATGGCTAAGTAACATGAATGTCCACCATGTGATCGAAGCTCGAGTCCATCGATAATCCCTCTGTGGCTCTGGCAAAGTGTAAATGAGTAGCAAGATTGTACTCAGAGACAGAAGGAATCCAACCGTGTTTGCGACCATTATGTTGTAGTACGCATAGGGGTTGGTAAAAGCAAGTACAGCTTTCCCGGCTACGTGTTCATCTGAATCGTCTTGCCAAACACCGCCCGGCGGGTTCACCCCAACTTGAAATGCCATTGCCGCAATTAGTGAAGCTACAACCATAAACGTATCCCTTCTCTTACTCAGCCACTTAGGCTCGCGCTCCTCAACCTCAACCCCACCCTGTACAATAGTCTGTTCGCACTCAAGCTCCTCAACCTCAACCCCACCCTCTACAATAGTCTGTTCGCGCTCAAGCTCCTCAACCTCTACAATAGTCTGTTCGCGCTCAAGCTCCTCAACCTCAACCCCACCCTCTACAATAGTCTGTTCGCGCTCAAGCTCCTCAACCTCAACCCCACCCTCTACTGTAGTCTGTTCGCGCTCAAGCTCCTCAACCTCAACCCCAACATGTACAATAGTCTGTGCGCTCCTTTTGGCCCCGGCATTAAGTAAGATCTCTTGAATCTCCGA contains the following coding sequences:
- the LOC131326691 gene encoding ankyrin repeat-containing protein At5g02620-like, encoding MEYHLREIVRERTEEWLCDAAMTGNLALLYDVIATDVSILDRVLVGSFKGKNPLHVAISTGNTEFALRLLEIKPNLAEVVDTKFGAALHVASAKGHIKIVKALVKVSPEMCLARDRDGNYPLHVAAIKGQVKVLKELVRTSPHRAQVKVEQGDTVLHLCVKYYQFPCLVLLLDMIPNPEFVNDVDSGGNTILHLAVFEKRLEMIKHVLSSGKMDVNAKNNSGQTALDIHLRSRGNPTGSEIQEILLNAGAKRSAQTIVHVGVEVEELEREQTTVEGGVEVEELEREQTIVEGGVEVEELEREQTIVEVEELEREQTIVEGGVEVEELECEQTIVQGGVEVEEREPKWLSKRRDTFMVVASLIAAMAFQVGVNPPGGVWQDDSDEHVAGKAVLAFTNPYAYYNIMVANTVGFLLSLSTILLLIYTLPEPQRDYRWTRASITWWTFMLLSHTYMSSVNGMTPKKGYHGWILTEAFICIHILWITVMTILLLRRILKVEEGSTISQMLRRLFAPPSIPLCFLPANELPMRNT